The DNA window TTGAGACTGGCCCGACGGGGCTGTGCCAACGCGGGAGGATAGGGCGGCCACCATCATCGTCACCAGCCTctgctccgcgtcgccgcgcgGGTTAGCGGCAAGCTTCAGCACGGACAGGTGAGAGGCTGCCGTTGAGTAGTTGCcatcggcgatggcggcggctgccTCGGAAAGAAGGTGCCGCGAAGAGGCCGTTGAGATCGGCGGCGAGCTGGACGCCGACGATGAAGCTGTGGACGACGAGGAGTTCGTCGGTGACCGCGCCAAGAGCGCGGTGTTGTTTACCGCGGTCGGCAGCGGAGGCGATGGTGACGACGCGGCGGTGATGGAGTTAAGCGTCTGTATCGTGTTGCCCCAGTCGGAGCTTGTGATACTAGAGCCGCAACCGCTTCCTGCCGcgtcggccgcctcctcctcatcgtcgCCCAGCAGCTGCTTCTCCAGCTCCTGCAACAAGACCAACTCGGTCGCCGTTGCCGGCCTAGCAGCGGGCCCTCTTGCCACCGCTGGGCTATGCGCGGCCGGCACGGCCACCATCTGCCGCTGAagctgctgcatctgcatcaCCGGCACCACCGTGCGCGACGCGGTGGTGAGCGACGACAGCGCCGTCGACGAGGGCTGCGGCGAGATGCCGCCAAAACCAGACGACAGGCCAGAAATGCCATaggccggcgaggcgaccCCGCCGAGCACGGCGCCGTAATCCATCGGCTGCAGCGCGCCGGTGCGCTGCCTCACCGAGCGAAGGTACATCGCCTGCTGCGCCGCGacctgccgctgctgctgccacctCTCCATCTCCCCAAGGCTCCTCTTCAGCACGCCACCTGCGCCACCCACGCCATCAGATCGCGGCACCGGCGCCTGCACCGCCGGCCCAACGCCGCCGTACCCTCGGCGATGGTCGCACCACGGCGCACCCGCCTGGTCCATGGCGAGGCGGAGGAAAGCCCCCTCGACCaaaaaaaccacgagacacGAGCTCGATGGAAACTAGCGAgacgaagaaaagaaaaagaagagcttTGGATGGAACGAATCTACCGTGGAGGAATcctaccagcagcagcagcagcagcagcagctataATAATAAACCGCTTGCGCCAATACATCAATGGCTTCCCCCCTAATAAAACGCCTACCTTTTTACGGCCCACCCTGACGTTAATATACTCCCCCGAATAAAAAACAAGGACTGACTGACTGACTCGTGCCACTGACGGCGTGGGCCAACGATCGGTGGGTGGGACCCGCCACGTCGCTGACGAGTTGCCGTGGAGGTGGGGTGGGGGCCCACCGTCTCCTCGGGGCGACGCCCTTTGTGGTTTGGTAGTGCGCAAATTAATGAGAGGGAGAGCCGGAGGGGGGAAGGGGAGATCGTGTATGGACGTGGAATGGATGCGTGTGTAGGTAAAATTGGCGAGGTGTCGAGGTGAAGTGGTGGTGGGGTGATTTGTGTGAAGGGGGATGGGAAACCGGGAGAGGCAGAGTGCGCGCGCCATCGCGTGCGTTTCCAAGGGCGACGACCGCGTGCGCCGACgcccgccggtgccgccgccggctgcgggCGAACCGCGACGAAACCGCCCCGGCCTCGCTGGGTATTTTTGTGGAAACAGCTCCTGATTCCGTGGTGCTCCTGTGGGTTGAACGGTTGAAGCTGACTTGTACGCGATCAAGATTCTCTATCTTCACATTACGGGTGACTTTACTGATACGTAGCCTCGATGAACCTTCTACCTATATatcaatgataaaaaaaactatgagataattgttttttaaaaaaagcaaacgacatatttataaataaaataattgataaataaatttttatagacgTGTTCTTGATGACATAAAAgccaaagtaaaaaaaatagattacgatgaaaaaattgttaaaatctactgagattaaaaatttaaattgtagcttataagtataaaaataaatgaaaaaatcgGACCATATATCTTTTGATCTCGACCCGACCTGTGCGAGCACCGTAAAGTCTGAACTCGTTGGTGCGTAAACATCTCTTGATGGAGTGGTGAAGTACTGTACTTCACCTGCCGCCACAGAATCGTACGTGCTTACGTTTTTTTGTACCGACGTTTCTTGCGGAGCTAACCAAGCAGGAGTAACCAACGCTACTTTTCGGTAAAACACGTCGCTGGGGTGCTGGTTACGAACTGCCTTGACGGTCTTTTCATGTGTTCTCACTTCGCAgggaatatttttcttttaagaatCTGTCCACGTTGCTTTGCTCCGCAAGATTACATACTCGTTAGTAAAAATCACCTTGCAATTTGGCAAATTTCAGGGTGCCAAAGCGGCTGCTAGTTGCCTTTTCTTTGATGATATTAAAGGCTACTTTGGGGATACTGCTTtgctcgggcggcggcggtccatTCCTCGGGCCACACGAGAAATCCATGTGACCCCCACGACAGTGATGGCCCTCGTAGATTAGATGATGAGCAGGTACGTGACGGAGGACGACTAATAAACTAAAATGCATAAGGACATtctaacccataacactagactTAGTTTTCATAAACTCTACATCATTATCAAGAAACTAATACTAGACACTACTTTTCCAATGCAAACATCACTATTtcatactttaatttaatgttacttatctcacatgatatcttgaatgttacgtagaaaccatgtctcatataagacatggtttcgttctctttccttatttattcacttctcacatcatttttcatcctagatgacaacttatttaatgttatagacaccatcctagtcattgggttggaAATGCCCTAATCGAGTCAGTGCACGACAACATTCTGTTTAAAGTTCATTCTTTTTAGCCAGGAAGGTACTCCACTGCTAGAGGTTACTTAGAGCAgctataatagcagactataatagttataaacatatttaaaagatATAGTAGGGGGAGAgatgtgagctactaatttataactaGCTACATACAAACTTTAAGATAAtgtgtataacatgtgggacTATGTGCTAATGTTTTgaagataactattgtataaattggttattagattgactatagatgaattggagctagtagttggctatactattaaacttgctcttatagcaGGTACAACAGCAGGCTATAGccagttataaacatattttaaagagataaagatgagagagaaaataggtgggctactaatttatagccagctgcacacagaCTTAAGAACACAGTGCgtgtataacatgtgggaccatgtattaatgttttatagataactattgtatgaattggctattagattaatgaattgaagttagtagttgactatactattgaacttgctctcatGTGAAGGTATTTCGAGTTAGGTAAGAAACCGGTTGGTTCACCCAACTACCCGTCACCGGCTTTCTGATTACGCActagatgcatatatataattgaggCTTAACCATTTTGTTGTGTGTTGCTGCACAGTTTAGGTAGTACTCTGGTGTAAAAGTACAAGGGGGTCATTTGGAACACAAGATTCAATAAAACGTATGATTTAGGTTATTATGTTCCAAGACACATGAAAATTGCTTAATCATGTTATTTGGTTATAGAGGATTTTGGAGAGAGAAAGtgtgacataaaaaaattctaatatgTTTGAGCTCacggtaaatttttttttccaaaataccTATGTATTAGGTCATTCCATGGATATTCTAAATGGCTTATTCCTTTGCTCTGAAAGagcatatatgaaattttttttcaaagaattCATACCCTACAAAATTCCTTCAAGGGTCCTTTTGAAACACCGTATTATGAAAACGCCGgaatatgaaaaacataggaatagaATGCCATGCCCGCTAAATTCCTATAAGAAATGAAAACATATGAGAGTTCAAAACCCATTGTATGATTCATATACAGgagaaacacatgaatttagaGTCATGGAAAGATGAAACATGAGGTAGAacatcatgtttatttttctccaaaatctcTATAGGATTGTCCAATCTATAGGAATTTCACAGAAAATTGTAGGATGtaatcttttgtttcaaaggcttaagaattttttctataggaTTGAAATCCTCTAAACTTTCATGTTTTTCCTACATATCAAAGGGCCTAAAATTTCTTTGTTCTAAAGAGCCCTAGATCTCCAAAACATACTTTACTTATGAGCCGTTCTAATATGTACTGCTATACGTGATGATAGTTAAATTAGGGCGAGACAGAACAATTAATAGGTTGGGTTTggctaattaatttgtgaattTTCAATTAAGAAATGATTGCAtagtataaacataatcatATACTTTATAATTTACGTATGTATGTCGTAGTACATGAACTTATGACACAAATAAGTGCAACATGCAAAGATACAAATACTGAAGACTTTGGAACAAATAAAGGATGAAGATTAGATCATGTGGACAAATTTCTTATGGATTCCTTGGAACAAAAGGgatgattgtttagttttttattggcaaaatcaaacggcatatttataaataaaaaataacctatgaataaaaaatttatacgtatttctagtgatataaaagataaagctaaaaagtaaactttgataaaaaacctaaaatcaactctaaatataatattaaaattataaattttagtttataagtataaacaaaagtgaaaTGATAGGGTTGAAAGGCCGGCGCCTGAAAGTTCCCCTAAAAGTCAGGgccattcaaacaattatTAACATTCGACATTTCTAATACTCCACCTCAATAGATATTACTTTCTGAAGGTGTCTTCTTTATGGCGGCAACCAAATCTCTCAAAATGGACATAAGATCGTCAAATCCAAACTCTGGTGAGGAATTTATTGTcttctttttaataattttgtgcTTGTGATTTCAATCTCCTTGTGTGCTTGGTATAGCTAGTTGGTCCACCTGTTTTTTGCTTGTGTATACACTGTCTTTTTCATTCTCGTTTCAAAACAATGCAAAATGAAGCAACGGATTAGCGTATGATTAATTTGGTTGTATTAGctgaaaataactttaaaatggattaatatatttttaaattaacttttctatTGAGATATTTAGTTCCTTTACAATACGGTAGACGATTccaagatatttttataaaggacttattgttaaaaatttggtaaacaTAATGTGAAAAACGAGATAGCAAAGCTGGAAAAGTTGAGTGCTGAACAAACCCTTCGTATACATGTCTTGACTAGaacatctaataaaaaaaccagaaCTTCCGAGCATCATACGGTCAACATAGATCTACTACGAATAAAGTTTAAGTAGTGCCCATTCACACTACTGTAGGCGACATTAATAGtttaatacataaaaaaatgagtatgtcatatgacaaattaataaacAAGTTTAGCTTCCCAAtgaaatctaaataaaaatacaccTTATAAAATAACAAAGAAGTTGACCCGGCTCGAAGGAGGGAGTGATAGCAAAATGGAAAGTATAGGCACAAAATAGGCAACCGATGTATTCTACGGGTAGTGTTATactaccatattttttattttattaattacttaattaatggtattttgtaattttgtaataaagatcacaataaaaagacgatattacccattcaaatttgtactacacctaatattgttgatagtataatttaatcatagtcgttcaataaaaatagattaacgatatggattaaattctactactagtaaaatgTACCGAGTCGGCCCACACATAATATATACTAACcatgtatatagtttgtaGACACGCAGAGATAGGCTTTTCACCATTGTCTTATACTCTCTAGgtaccaaaataatttttgtattCGTTTGTTCCATACCTAGTAATACGAAAGGAAAATTACTAGAATACTATTAAGTTTATCGAATCACAGTGTAATTTTTATCCACTCTATCTTATATCTTTTGAATGCatttgttccttttttatatgtaagatcataagcatgattaatattttctgatgaacaattggcttgccatttggtttataaattgaatttggtttggaaacaattaaggtgttggtgcgagtgtgtgtaactaatgtgagtcaggttgcgatatctgtgctcggaaacgggtggtttgtctctagttgtgcaggtgacttgaagtcaatatcagtcaatggcggtgggatcgtgactaggctcagggaggagctgaggtccggacgatcgagaatgccaggtgacgatattgaatacgagttggcacatggtggagcaacaccgtgtgggatggaatcgtaacgggcttcacatgttgtatgtgtaagcgccggaaaaatcggaaagtaaatcggatcaaaactggatgagaaaagaaaaggaatttgctacagggtcggacactgtagcagcgtcgttactgtagcgcgcggcgctgtagcaaccggatcggattactgtagcgaacccggattactgtagcgcggcgggtactgtagcagtcgaactactgtagcacgcctgattttggcatgttggatttaattaggaaaacaaagagatgagccatattagtataaggagtactactcctatttggtgatagacttttcgatataaatagagaccgaggggtatgcccccggtgtgcttttgtgagacttagttgttgattctagatcgacgattttgataggagtgctgttggtgcactttgtaaataccagttgatgcaataaagtcaagatcgttcaatctacgttttcgactttcatctactggtgattttttggattccgacgatccgatcgacgtcataggagtggcgcgattcgataATCTGCTCgacggcacatgagcggcacgatcaaggtagcagcgacacaggagcgacgtgattaaggtagcaagtcttcgtcaatttcttcgacagaggtaatcctttattccgcgaaagatttttgggttttgtttttccctaccattcaccccccctctggtaggtttgtttgatcttgttcgatcctacaagtggtatcagagcctcgttttctatttgatcttcACCGATCTTTAGATTTGTTTGCCATGGctgaaaagttttcaaacaaacctcacatatttaatggatctgattttgactattggaagaaaaagatggaatcTTATATTACATCTCAGGGTTATGATATTTGGCTTAAAGTTAATCAACCTTATGAGATTCCTGAACGCATTGATACTCCGGctctaaaattagaatttgaaaataattgcaaagcgCGCAATATTATTCTGAATGGGATTTCTCGCTCCGATTTTGATCGTGTTTCGCATCTTGCAACTGCTAATAAGATTTGGAAAgctttaaatgattttcatactggaacttcaaatatcaaagagttgcaaaaggatgttttcaaaaaggagtacataaaatttgagatgaaacttgGAGAATCCTTGGATGACTATTTGGCTCGTTTCAATAAAATCTTGAGTGATCTTAGATCTGTTGATGCTTCTTATGATGTTAACTATTCTCAATCTGAGATTGCTCGTCACTTTATGAATGGCCTTGATATGAAAGTTTGGGATGTTAAAGTTACTTCAATTCAAGAGTCTGTTGATATGAATGCTTTAACTTTGGATATTCTTTAtactaaattgaaaacatatgagatgaatattctttcaaaaagGACTGATTTGAAATCTACTGCTTTAATATCCTCATCTGGATCTTCTTCTGAGTCTATTTCTTTGGCAGCCTTTGCTGCTTTTACCGCCTTGTCCGATGATCAACTGGAAGAGATCAGTGAGGAGGACTTGGTTTTGGCCGCTAACAGAATTTCTCGAGCTGTGAGTAATATCAGGatcaggagaagaggaggatcAATTCGATGCTTTGGATGTGGTCAACCGAATCACATCCGTTCTCAGTGCCCTAAGCTTGGA is part of the Oryza brachyantha chromosome 2, ObraRS2, whole genome shotgun sequence genome and encodes:
- the LOC102718433 gene encoding scarecrow-like protein 8; this encodes MDQAGAPWCDHRRGYGGVGPAVQAPVPRSDGVGGAGGVLKRSLGEMERWQQQRQVAAQQAMYLRSVRQRTGALQPMDYGAVLGGVASPAYGISGLSSGFGGISPQPSSTALSSLTTASRTVVPVMQMQQLQRQMVAVPAAHSPAVARGPAARPATATELVLLQELEKQLLGDDEEEAADAAGSGCGSSITSSDWGNTIQTLNSITAASSPSPPLPTAVNNTALLARSPTNSSSSTASSSASSSPPISTASSRHLLSEAAAAIADGNYSTAASHLSVLKLAANPRGDAEQRLVTMMVAALSSRVGTAPSGQSQHRADLYSGEHRAACQLLQDVSPCFGLALHGANLAILDAVAGHRAIHLVDFDVSAAQHVPLIKALADRRVPSTSLKVTVVADPASPFKPAMTQALAATSERLGKLAQQAGIDFRFRAVSCRAAEIEASKLGCEPGEALAVNLAFTLSRVPDESVSPVNPRDELLRRVRALGPRVVTLVEQELNTNTAPLPARLSDACAHYGAVMESLDATLGRDSVDRARAEAALANKVANAVGREGPDRVERCEVFGKWRARFGMAGFRALPIGDGIAGRVKARLGPALPAFDVKLDNGRLGVGWMGRVVTVASAWR